From a single Actinomyces viscosus genomic region:
- a CDS encoding F0F1 ATP synthase subunit delta encodes MRTGTAATRETVSQAWSPVLTAAGVEGQELGRQILALAHQVAVHSLSGPLTDPGREPEDKAALARRLFAGSADERVVDLLSAMVRGRWSKPVDLISALHDLGIEAILAGAHVDGTTSEIEQQLFEVHEQVADNRELREGLAPSRRTHTEARVRLAESVFGPHISAPAMSLVRWCVRHRAEGGPLHNLRRVVELAAAMRHRAIADVVTAIPMTTAQEERLRTILERRLGTRIDLNCEVDPEVIGGARVMIRNHVLDHTVRGAVAELRTRLAG; translated from the coding sequence GTGAGAACCGGGACCGCTGCCACCCGCGAGACCGTGAGCCAGGCCTGGAGCCCGGTGCTCACGGCGGCGGGCGTCGAGGGCCAGGAGCTCGGGCGGCAGATCCTCGCCCTGGCCCACCAGGTCGCCGTCCACTCGCTGTCCGGCCCGCTGACCGACCCGGGCCGCGAGCCCGAGGACAAGGCGGCCCTGGCTCGCCGGCTCTTCGCCGGAAGCGCGGACGAGCGCGTCGTCGACCTGCTCAGCGCCATGGTCCGAGGCCGCTGGTCCAAGCCGGTCGACCTCATCTCCGCCCTCCACGACCTGGGCATCGAGGCGATCCTGGCCGGCGCCCACGTCGACGGCACCACCAGCGAGATCGAGCAGCAGCTCTTCGAGGTCCACGAGCAGGTGGCCGACAACCGCGAGCTGCGCGAGGGCCTGGCACCCTCCCGGCGTACCCACACCGAGGCCCGGGTCCGCCTGGCCGAGTCCGTCTTCGGCCCCCACATCAGCGCCCCGGCCATGAGCCTGGTGCGCTGGTGCGTGCGCCACCGCGCCGAGGGCGGGCCGCTGCACAACCTGCGCCGCGTCGTCGAGCTGGCCGCCGCCATGCGCCACCGAGCCATCGCCGACGTCGTGACGGCCATCCCCATGACCACGGCCCAGGAGGAGCGCCTGCGCACCATCCTGGAGCGCCGCCTGGGCACCCGCATCGACCTCAACTGCGAGGTCGATCCCGAGGTCATCGGCGGGGCGCGCGTCATGATCCGCAACCACGTCCTGGACCACACCGTGCGCGGCGCCGTCGCCGAGCTGCGCACCCGCCTGGCCGGATAG